The region TCGCGTTCAATCGGTTCGCACGGCGGGTGATGTCTTCGTTGCTCGCTTGCAGTTGCAATGCCGTCGATCGGAGTCGCACGAGCTGCTCGATTTGCCCGGCGAAAGTTTCCAAGGTCTTCCGCTGCAATTCGCTGAAGTCCCGAGTGACAGAATCCGCAACGCCGATGGTTCCGATCGGTTGACCGTTGGGACATCGAACCGGCACGCCGACATACGCACGCACGCCTCCGTCGGCGGTGCACATCGGATTCTCGACGAAGCGTTCGTCAGCGTGTGTATCAGGGACGATCAGCGGTTGAGCATGCAAAATCGTTTGGCCGCACAACGCGATCGCACGTGGGAACTCTTGTTCGTCGAAGCCGAATCGACTTTTGTACCAACACCGCTCGCTATCCACGAAGCAAACAAACGCCATCGGCGTTTGGCAAATCTCGGCAGCCAACTCGACTAACCGATCGAATTCGGCTTCGGCCGGGGAATCGAGAATTGCGAGTCGCCGAAGCGCATCGATTCGCTCTGACTCATTGATGTCTTGACGAAGGCCGGACATCAGCTGGCTCCCAAAACTGTGGACATCGGTTGGTGGTGATGCAAAAAAGCATCCCGGATTCAACCATACGTCGTGTTTGAGAGACGTCGGACGTCAACGAGTGACGACAGTGTGTTCTTCTAAGAAGTTCTCCGAATTGTTCGTTTTTAGCGGTTTCGCCGGTCGTCGAGTTTACTTCCAGTAAACCTTCAGGACGTACCAAATGACGATCGGCGGAACAATCAACGTGAACAAGAACGGGACTACGGGAATGAACTTCAAGGATTCCGGCAGGATGAACGTGTCGATCATCACGGAGCCAATAATGCCCCAGCACATCATGATGATCCCGAGACTCTTCCGTTCTCGCTGTTCATCAGGTGTGAGTTGCGACCAGGATTTGTTCTCCGTCGACTTCTTCTGCTTGACGACTTTCCCGCCGCCGGTGTTACCCGTTGGAGCCGCCGCGGCGACGGCTTCGTCCCGCATGCCGGGTTGATAGTATTTCGCAATTCCCTGGTTGACCGCCAACGGCGTGGCCATCACCGCCCGCATCGGCATGCCGTAGCGAACTTGGATTTCTTCTTCCAGATCGGGAGTGGGTTCGTAGGCACACGCGACCATCACGACATCGTCGTCCACGAACAACGGCAGAACGGCGTTGCGTTTGACGAAGTTTCGCGGCACACGGTCGAGAACGTCGTCGTCGGGCGTGGTCTCGGAAAGATCGATGTACGGTCGACCCAACTCCTGCGCGTAGGCACGGGTGGCGGTTTCGGCGTCGGTCACTTTCATCTGCACGACGGCATCGCGATGAGACAACCCACGGGCTTGGGCGAATTCTTCGGTCTCGCGTGCTTGATCTCGAGAAAGAACCTTCCGCTCAACCAGCACCCGCAACATCGGCTTGCGACCGCCTTCGTCGGCATCGTCGAACTCGCGACCGAGACTCTCGTCGTAGTCGCGTTTGCGTTCGGTGTCGGTCAGGCAGAGCATCGCCTTGGCCAACTCATTCAGCAGGTCTTGCGACTTCTGCATGTACTGACCGGTGGCGTACTTTCGTACGACCGCATTCAATTTTTTGTAGTGCTTCTGGACTTTCTCCGGATCATCCTCGAACTGTTTCAGCCGAAGCAGCGTGTAATAATCTGGCGGCCGTTCCCCTTCGGGAATCCCGAGCCAATCCTTGTATACGTCCATGGTGCTTGTCAGTGGTTAGTAGTCAGTTGGATTCACTCGACCGATCGAATTGAGATCAACATTGAACGTGGGTGTCACTCAACCATCAATGTCTTCAGTCATAGAATTTGCTCGGTTTCCAAGGGTTCTGTGTGATCGACACGCTGGAGCCAGTGATTGATTTTGTCGAGCGAACCCTTCGCGACTTTGACAAACCTTTGATTATCTTGGATTGAACCGTGTCCGCAACCCTATGCGTGAACTGAGTCCGAGTCATGCGAAACCCGGACTCGTGAGGAATGACTCACGGTGGCCAAAAACCGCCGATTATTCCACGTGGTAGTCCTTCGCCAACTGTTCGAAGTTGCCGACGTTGGTTTCGGAGAGACCAGAGTCACGAACGATCTCGGTTTGCGAAGCTTTATTGCTTGTGAGTTCCTTGGCGGCGGCTTGGATTCGTCCGTTGGCGTCGTAACTGTAGGTGACTTCCACGGGCGAACCCTTCGGCAAGTTCGGTGGCAAATCGAGAATGCGGAAGTCACCAATCAATGAACAACCGGCTGGGTCGCGGGCTTCACCTTCGAGGATTTCGACGTGAATTCGCTTCTGATTATCCGAGTTGGTAACGAATCGTTGGCTGACGCTGAAAGGAATCGTTGTGTTGCGGGGGATCATGATGTGATTGATCTTCCGCGACCGTTCTTCCGGATCGGAAACCTTCACACCGAGTGAGTGGCTGTTGACGTCGGCCGTTTGCACCGCTTGCAATCGCTTGAGAACCGTTTTCCCAAGCGTGCTGTCTTCGCCGCGTTCCCGTGCTTCCAGAATTGCCGCGTGAATGGCCGCGCCTTGGGCCACACCTTTTTCCGGTTCCAATGCACGAGAAGGTTCGCAACCGGTGAGTTGCCGCAGCATCGATTCGACCACCGGCATGTAGGTCGAACCCCCGACCATCACGACTTCATCCAAATCCGGTCCTTTGACGCCCGACTGCTCCAGCACCAGTTCCGTGGTGTCTTTCGTGCGTTGGAGCAAGTCTGCGGTCATGCGTTCGAAGTCGCCGCGTGTCAGGCTCACGGTCAGCGTTTTGCCTTTGCAGTAAACGCTAATCGGGACCTGGGCCTTTTTCGTCAATTGCAGCTTGGCGTCTTCACATTCCTGCTGGAAGGATTTCAATGCTTCCAAGTCGTCGCGGGGATCTTCGCCGAACTTGCGTTTGAACTGCTCCGCGACGTGGTCGACCAGACGCTGCGTCCAGTCCAAACCACCGAGCATCACGTCCCCGTCGGTCGCGAGCACTTGGAACTTAGAAGCCGAGTACCGCACCACGGTCACGTCGAACGTACCACCACCCAGGTCGTAAACGAGAATCGTTCGTTCACCAGAGAGGACATCCGGACGACCAAGTTCCCCTTTGTTCCAGGCATAAGCCAGCGTCGCGGCGGTCGGTTCGTTGATGATGTCCAAGACATTCAGACCGGCAATCCGACCGGCATCCTGCGTGGCTTTTCGGCGGACATCGTTGAAGTAGTAGGGCACCGTGATGACGGCGTTGGCGATTGGGCCGATTTTGGCTTCGGCGTCTTTTTTCAGCTTCTTCAAGATCAACGCGGAAATGAATTCAGGCGTGAGTTTCTTGTTTTGATAGACCACGAAATAATCGCTGTTGCCCATTTGCCGTTTGACGGCTTCGACGATGTTGTTCGGGTCTTCGATGGAAATCCGTTCTGCAGACGGCCCAACCATCACTTGCCCACCGTCGGCCAGAAGCACAACGG is a window of Thalassoroseus pseudoceratinae DNA encoding:
- a CDS encoding GspE/PulE/PilB domain-containing protein; amino-acid sequence: MDVYKDWLGIPEGERPPDYYTLLRLKQFEDDPEKVQKHYKKLNAVVRKYATGQYMQKSQDLLNELAKAMLCLTDTERKRDYDESLGREFDDADEGGRKPMLRVLVERKVLSRDQARETEEFAQARGLSHRDAVVQMKVTDAETATRAYAQELGRPYIDLSETTPDDDVLDRVPRNFVKRNAVLPLFVDDDVVMVACAYEPTPDLEEEIQVRYGMPMRAVMATPLAVNQGIAKYYQPGMRDEAVAAAAPTGNTGGGKVVKQKKSTENKSWSQLTPDEQRERKSLGIIMMCWGIIGSVMIDTFILPESLKFIPVVPFLFTLIVPPIVIWYVLKVYWK
- a CDS encoding Hsp70 family protein; its protein translation is MKFLDGQTVGIDLGTTYSAISQLNDEGVPVLLENADERTITPSVVLLADGGQVMVGPSAERISIEDPNNIVEAVKRQMGNSDYFVVYQNKKLTPEFISALILKKLKKDAEAKIGPIANAVITVPYYFNDVRRKATQDAGRIAGLNVLDIINEPTAATLAYAWNKGELGRPDVLSGERTILVYDLGGGTFDVTVVRYSASKFQVLATDGDVMLGGLDWTQRLVDHVAEQFKRKFGEDPRDDLEALKSFQQECEDAKLQLTKKAQVPISVYCKGKTLTVSLTRGDFERMTADLLQRTKDTTELVLEQSGVKGPDLDEVVMVGGSTYMPVVESMLRQLTGCEPSRALEPEKGVAQGAAIHAAILEARERGEDSTLGKTVLKRLQAVQTADVNSHSLGVKVSDPEERSRKINHIMIPRNTTIPFSVSQRFVTNSDNQKRIHVEILEGEARDPAGCSLIGDFRILDLPPNLPKGSPVEVTYSYDANGRIQAAAKELTSNKASQTEIVRDSGLSETNVGNFEQLAKDYHVE